In a single window of the Terriglobia bacterium genome:
- a CDS encoding type II secretion system F family protein — MPVYTFRGRNIRTNESVMGERFCANPQALAILLRREQVAPISIREKKEKKAIFSFRRSVSKAEVAIFTRQFSVMLDAGLPLVQCLEAMAQQNANLAFKLVLEQIRTDVESGSTLSDAMSRHPKVFDALYTNMIAAGEAGGILDTILQRLATFIEKIVKLKRALRSALIYPCVVMSIAVLVVGIILWKVVPVFRTLFEGFNLQLPLLTRMVLALSSFVESYIVIMIGAVVAGAFGLRSYYRTDKGRHVIDRLVLRIPVLGEVFRKIGVARFTRTLATLLSSGVAILECLDITARTAGNAILEDTVRQVRRNIEEGKTMTEPMKQSHFFPAMVISMVAVGESTGELDTMLVKVADYYEEEVDVIMANFLTILEPMLMVFLGVVVGGIVISMYMPLFKLIQALSGG, encoded by the coding sequence ATGCCAGTTTACACATTCCGCGGACGTAACATCCGCACCAACGAAAGTGTCATGGGCGAGAGATTCTGCGCCAATCCGCAGGCTCTGGCTATTCTGCTGCGTCGCGAGCAGGTGGCGCCCATATCGATTCGCGAAAAGAAGGAGAAGAAGGCGATCTTCTCTTTTCGCAGGAGCGTGTCCAAAGCCGAAGTGGCGATTTTCACCCGGCAGTTCTCCGTCATGCTCGATGCCGGGCTGCCACTCGTGCAGTGTCTGGAGGCGATGGCGCAGCAGAATGCCAACCTGGCATTCAAACTGGTGCTCGAGCAGATACGGACGGACGTCGAGTCCGGGAGCACATTGTCGGACGCCATGTCCCGGCATCCCAAAGTGTTTGATGCGCTCTACACCAACATGATTGCAGCCGGGGAGGCGGGCGGCATCCTGGATACGATCCTGCAGCGCCTGGCAACATTCATCGAAAAGATCGTCAAACTTAAACGAGCCTTGCGCTCCGCCCTGATCTATCCGTGCGTGGTCATGTCGATCGCAGTCCTCGTGGTCGGGATCATCCTGTGGAAAGTGGTTCCGGTTTTCCGCACCCTCTTCGAAGGATTCAACCTCCAGCTGCCTTTGCTGACACGCATGGTCCTCGCGCTGTCGAGTTTCGTGGAGAGTTACATCGTCATCATGATTGGGGCGGTGGTGGCCGGCGCATTCGGCCTGCGTTCCTATTACAGGACCGATAAGGGCAGGCACGTGATCGACAGGCTCGTGCTCCGCATTCCGGTGCTCGGGGAGGTCTTCCGCAAGATCGGCGTCGCTCGCTTTACCCGCACCCTGGCGACTCTGCTGTCGAGCGGCGTCGCCATTCTGGAATGCCTGGACATCACGGCGCGCACCGCCGGCAACGCCATCCTGGAGGATACGGTCCGCCAGGTCCGCCGCAACATAGAAGAGGGGAAGACGATGACCGAGCCGATGAAGCAGTCGCATTTCTTCCCGGCGATGGTCATTTCGATGGTCGCGGTGGGCGAGTCCACCGGTGAGCTGGACACCATGCTGGTCAAGGTCGCCGACTATTACGAGGAAGAAGTCGATGTGATCATGGCCAATTTCCTGACCATTCTGGAACCGATGCTGATGGTGTTCCTCGGCGTGGTCGTGGGCGGCATTGTCATCTCCATGTACATGCCGTTGTTCAAACTCATCCAGGCCTTGTCCGGCGGCTAG
- a CDS encoding type IV pilus twitching motility protein PilT, with protein MLTLAEMLHKAIQAGASDLHLTIGTPPQLRVDGKLHPMDQPALTPADTKRLAYSVMTDGQKHAFEEKWEFDFSFGIKDLCRFRANVFTQRGAVGAVFRMIPFEIRSFEALGLPPVVQRLCGKPRGLILVTGPTGSGKSTTLAAMIDKINRERYEHILTIEDPIEFLHSHKNCLVNQREVNNDTHSFGDALRVALREDPDVVLIGEMRDLETVESALRIAETGHLTLATLHTNSAATTINRIVDIFPANQQPQIRAQLSLVLEGILCQALIPRANGTGRAMAMEIMIPNSAIRNLIREDKIHQIYSSMQTGQEKFEMQTFNQSLAHLVHTRQISLEDALGKSSNVDELQELIRRGVGLNTPAAPVAPARARRPEAVGSFGH; from the coding sequence ATGCTCACACTGGCAGAAATGCTTCACAAGGCCATTCAGGCAGGCGCCTCCGATCTGCATTTGACGATCGGAACGCCGCCTCAGCTGCGCGTCGACGGTAAATTGCACCCCATGGACCAACCGGCGCTGACGCCGGCCGACACCAAGCGCCTGGCCTACAGCGTCATGACGGACGGGCAAAAGCACGCGTTCGAGGAAAAGTGGGAGTTTGACTTTTCGTTCGGCATCAAGGACCTGTGCCGCTTCCGTGCCAACGTCTTCACACAGCGCGGCGCGGTGGGCGCGGTCTTCCGCATGATTCCCTTTGAGATCAGGAGCTTCGAAGCTCTCGGGCTCCCTCCGGTCGTGCAGAGGCTGTGCGGCAAGCCGCGCGGGCTCATTCTGGTCACCGGCCCGACCGGCAGCGGCAAATCGACCACACTGGCGGCCATGATCGACAAGATCAACCGCGAGCGCTACGAACATATCCTGACCATCGAGGACCCGATCGAGTTTCTGCACTCGCACAAGAATTGCCTGGTGAATCAGCGCGAGGTGAACAACGATACCCACTCGTTCGGCGATGCCCTCCGGGTCGCATTGCGCGAAGACCCGGACGTGGTGCTGATCGGCGAAATGCGCGATCTGGAGACGGTGGAGTCGGCCTTGCGCATCGCGGAGACCGGCCACCTGACGCTGGCCACGCTCCACACCAACAGCGCGGCCACTACCATCAACCGCATCGTCGACATCTTCCCCGCCAACCAGCAGCCGCAGATCCGGGCACAGCTCAGCCTGGTGCTGGAAGGCATTTTGTGTCAAGCCCTCATCCCCCGCGCCAATGGTACCGGGCGCGCCATGGCCATGGAAATCATGATTCCGAACTCCGCCATCCGGAATCTGATTCGTGAAGACAAGATCCATCAGATTTACAGTTCCATGCAGACAGGGCAAGAGAAGTTCGAAATGCAGACTTTCAATCAGTCGCTGGCCCATCTGGTGCACACCCGGCAGATTAGTCTGGAGGACGCGCTGGGCAAATCCTCCAACGTGGATGAATTACAAGAGCTCATTCGTCGCGGAGTAGGGCTGAACACGCCTGCAGCTCCGGTGGCGCCCGCGCGCGCGCGCCGCCCCGAGGCTGTGGGGAGCTTCGGTCACTAG
- the pilB gene encoding type IV-A pilus assembly ATPase PilB: MLSQIGELLIKENYITSEQLEAALKHQRQHGGRLGSILITLGFVQDDDITSILSKQYGVPSINLAYFEIDPSVIKLIPVETAQKYMIVPLSRVGSTLTIATVDPTNVFAMDDIKFMTGFNVEPVVASETSILEALEKYYGTPHSIELKKVYEEIAQGEKESFELNLETGTEENDEVSIDELQRSSEEAPIIKLVNLILSESLKKGASDIHIEPYERDFRIRFRIDGILYNMMNPPLRLKDAITSRIKIMAKMDISEKRLPQDGRIKIRTTFHTKKKEIDYRVSTLPTLFGEKIVMRILDRDNLPLDMSKLGFEEASLKRVETGILKPYGMVLVTGPTGSGKTSTLYAALNRLNTPETNIMTAEDPVEYNFRGINQVQIKEQIGLTFAAALRSFLRQDPNIILVGEIRDFETTEIAIKAALTGHLVLSTVHTNDAPSTVSRLLNMGIEPFLVATSVHLICAQRLIRKICNDCKAEVKTPLQVLINLGFSPEEAKNIQTFKGEGCKTCNGTGYKGRLGLYEVMEVSEEIQELILVGASAREIKRKAVEEGMLTLRQSGLNKIKGGVTTLDEVLRETVLN; this comes from the coding sequence ATGCTGTCCCAAATTGGCGAACTCCTGATCAAAGAGAACTACATTACCAGCGAACAGCTGGAGGCTGCACTCAAGCACCAGCGCCAGCACGGCGGCCGACTCGGATCGATTCTGATCACTCTGGGCTTCGTTCAGGATGACGACATCACCTCCATCCTCAGCAAGCAGTATGGCGTGCCTTCGATCAACCTCGCCTACTTCGAAATAGATCCGTCCGTCATCAAGCTCATCCCGGTCGAAACGGCTCAGAAGTACATGATCGTGCCGTTGAGCCGGGTGGGCAGCACGCTGACGATCGCGACTGTGGATCCCACGAACGTTTTTGCCATGGACGACATCAAGTTCATGACGGGATTCAACGTCGAGCCGGTGGTGGCCTCCGAGACGTCCATTCTGGAAGCCCTCGAGAAGTACTACGGCACACCCCACTCGATCGAACTCAAGAAGGTGTACGAGGAGATCGCTCAGGGCGAGAAAGAGAGCTTCGAGCTAAACCTCGAGACCGGGACCGAAGAGAATGACGAGGTCTCGATCGATGAGTTGCAGCGCTCCAGCGAAGAAGCGCCCATCATCAAGCTGGTAAACCTGATCCTGTCGGAGTCCCTCAAAAAGGGGGCCAGCGACATCCATATTGAGCCGTACGAGAGGGACTTCCGCATCCGCTTCCGCATCGACGGCATCCTGTACAACATGATGAATCCGCCGTTGCGCCTCAAAGATGCCATCACATCCCGCATCAAGATCATGGCCAAGATGGACATCTCCGAAAAGCGCCTGCCGCAAGACGGGCGCATCAAGATCCGCACCACCTTCCACACCAAAAAGAAGGAGATCGACTATCGCGTTTCGACGCTGCCGACGCTGTTCGGGGAAAAGATCGTCATGCGCATCCTCGACCGGGACAACCTGCCGCTCGATATGAGCAAGCTGGGGTTTGAAGAGGCTTCCCTGAAGCGCGTCGAAACCGGAATCCTGAAGCCCTATGGCATGGTGCTGGTGACCGGCCCCACGGGCAGCGGGAAAACCTCCACGCTCTATGCGGCTCTGAATCGCCTGAACACGCCGGAGACCAACATCATGACGGCGGAGGATCCCGTCGAGTACAACTTTCGCGGCATCAACCAGGTTCAGATCAAGGAGCAGATCGGGCTGACTTTCGCCGCCGCTTTGCGGTCCTTTCTGCGCCAGGATCCGAACATCATACTCGTGGGTGAAATCCGTGATTTTGAAACCACGGAAATCGCAATCAAGGCCGCCCTGACGGGGCATCTTGTTCTGTCCACGGTTCACACCAACGACGCACCCTCCACGGTCTCGCGCCTGCTCAACATGGGCATCGAACCATTTCTTGTGGCCACGTCTGTGCATCTGATCTGTGCCCAGCGGCTGATCCGGAAGATCTGCAACGATTGCAAGGCCGAGGTCAAGACCCCCCTGCAGGTCCTGATCAACCTCGGATTCAGCCCGGAAGAGGCCAAGAACATACAGACCTTCAAGGGGGAGGGCTGCAAGACGTGCAACGGGACCGGATACAAAGGCCGCCTCGGCCTGTACGAAGTGATGGAGGTATCCGAAGAAATCCAGGAACTGATTCTCGTGGGAGCCTCCGCGCGTGAGATCAAGCGCAAGGCAGTCGAGGAGGGGATGCTCACCCTGCGCCAGAGCGGATTGAACAAAATCAAAGGTGGAGTCACCACGCTCGACGAGGTGTTGCGCGAGACGGTACTCAACTGA